One segment of Candidatus Poribacteria bacterium DNA contains the following:
- a CDS encoding gfo/Idh/MocA family oxidoreductase — protein sequence MSLRVALLEIDHWHVPMYVDALRPLDAEIVGVSDADLPRAQELARSLGCRAFATAADLLDRETVDLALAFAPHWRMLDLARLLVERSQPFAMEKPMALQADAL from the coding sequence ATGTCCCTCCGAGTCGCCCTGCTCGAGATCGACCACTGGCACGTGCCGATGTACGTCGATGCGCTGCGACCGCTCGACGCCGAGATCGTCGGGGTGAGTGACGCCGATCTGCCTCGCGCACAGGAGCTCGCCCGTTCACTCGGATGCCGAGCCTTTGCAACGGCAGCGGACTTGCTCGACCGGGAGACGGTCGATCTCGCTCTCGCCTTCGCACCGCACTGGCGGATGCTCGACCTCGCCCGTCTGCTCGTGGAACGCTCGCAGCCGTTTGCCATGGAGAAACCGATGGCGCTCCAAGCGGACGCGCTG